Proteins from a genomic interval of Lathamus discolor isolate bLatDis1 chromosome 11, bLatDis1.hap1, whole genome shotgun sequence:
- the NPEPL1 gene encoding probable aminopeptidase NPEPL1 isoform X1: MANVQLEFQASAGEADPQSRPLLVLGQLHNLHRLPWAQLRGKLQPRVTEEIWQSALSTLNPNPTDSCPLYLNYATVAALPSRVSRHNSPSAAQFITRLVRNCLPGGVNRCIVMVCERSEVFASACALARAFPLFTHRSSASRRTEKKTVTVEFFLVGQNNGPIEVATLKCLASATEGVRLAARIVDTPCNEMNTDNFLEEIKKVGKDLGITPTIIRDEELKERGFGGIYGVGKAALHPPALAVLSHTPDGATQTIAWVGKGIVYDTGGLSIKGKTTMPGMKRDCGGAAAILGAFKATVKQGFKDNLHAVFCLAENAVGPRATRPDDIHVLYSGKTVEINNTDAEGRLILADGVAYACKDLGADIILDMATLTGAQGIATGKYHAAVLTNNEEWERACVKAGRNCGDLVHPLVYCPELHFSEFTSAVADMKNSVADRDNTPSSCAGLFIASHIGFDWPGVWVHIDIAAPVHAGERATGYGVALLLSLFGGASEDPLLNMVSPLGCNGESHTEDMERDSKRRRLV; encoded by the exons ATATGGCAATCAGCTTTAAGCACTCTGAATCCAAACCCCACCGACAGCTGTCCTCTCTACCTGAATTACGCCACTGTGGCTGCTCTGCCTTCCAGGGTCAGCCGGCACAACAGTCCATCTGCGGCTCAGTTCATCACCCGCCTGGTTAGAAATTGCCTTCCAGGAGGTGTCAACAGATGTATTGTT ATGGTCTGTGAACGGTCTGAAGTCTTCGCTTCTGCTTGTGCGTTGGCCAGGGCGTTCCCATTGTTCACGCATCGGTCCAGTGCGTCAAGAcgcacagagaagaaaactgtaACAGTAGAGTTTTTCCTGGTTGGACAAAACAATGGACCAATAGAAGTGGCAACACTTAAA TGTCTGGCAAGTGCTACAGAAGGAGTCAGGCTGGCTGCTCGAATTGTGGACACCCCATGCAATGAGATGAACACAGATAACTTTCTGGAG GAAATCAAAAAAGTTGGCAAGGATCTTGGGATTACTCCTACCATTATTCGAGATGAGGAGCTGAAAGAAAGAGGCTTTGGAG GAATCTACGGAGTTGGCAAGGCAGCTCTGCATCCTCCCGCCCTGGCAGTTCTCAGTCACACTCCAGATGGTGCTACACAGACCATTGCATGGGTGGGCAAAGGTATTGTGTATGACACTGGAGGACTCAGCATTAAGGGAAAG ACTACGATGCCTGGAATGAAACGAGACTGTGGTGGAGCAGCTGCTATTTTGGGTGCCTTCAAAGCCACTGTAAAGCAA GGTTTTAAAGACAATCTTCatgctgttttttgtttggctgaGAATGCAGTCGGACCACGTGCCACAAGACCTGATGACATTCATGTTCTTTACTCTGGAAA AACTGTGGAAATCAATAACACTGATGCAGAAGGTAGACTGATACTGGCTGATGGAGTGGCTTACGCATGCAAAGATCTTGGAGCTGATATCATTCTTGATATGGCCACTCTTACTGGAGCTCAG GGAATTGCTACAGGAAAGTATCATGCTGCTGTCCTTACCAATAATGAAGAGTGGGAGAGGGCTTGTGTTAAAGCTGGCAGGAACTGTGGAGACTTGGTCCATCCTCTTGTGTATTGCCCTGAGCTCCACTTCAGTGAATTTACCTCTGCTGTAGCTGATATGAAAAACTCTGTGGCA GACCGAGACAATACTCCAAGCTCCTGTGCTGGGCTCTTCATTGCTTCTCACATTGGCTTTGACTGGCCTGGGGTCTGGGTCCATATAGACATTGCTGCCCCAGTTCATGCA GGTGAACGAGCTACTGGCTATGGCGTGGCTTTGTTGCTGTCCCTGTTTGGAGGGGCATCTGAAGACCCTTTGTTGAACATGGTGTCCCCTCTTGGGTGCAATGGAGAATCTCACACTGAAGATATGGAGAGGGATTCCAAACGGCGGCGCCTGGTTTAA